The Trichosurus vulpecula isolate mTriVul1 chromosome 4, mTriVul1.pri, whole genome shotgun sequence genome contains a region encoding:
- the LOC118848209 gene encoding 39S ribosomal protein L20, mitochondrial-like produces MVLLTAPLRVRARLTDRYWQVQDVLKYARHFRGRKNRCCSLGVRAVHRAFVKCANARRLKKRNMRTLWINRITAASQEHGLKYPSFISNLIKCQVELNRKVLADLAIYEPKTFKSLAALAKRRREEGLVAALGDEKEPAGIFSRVVHYQ; encoded by the coding sequence ATGGTGCTGCTCACGGCGCCGCTGAGGGTGCGCGCCCGCCTCACCGACCGCTACTGGCAGGTCCAGGACGTGCTGAAATACGCCCGGCACTTTCGGGGAAGGAAGAATCGGTGTTGCAGTTTGGGTGTCAGGGCTGTGCATAGAGCCTTTGTGAAATGTGCCAATGCCAGGAGACTGAAGAAGAGGAACATGAGAACGCTTTGGATTAATCGAATTACAGCTGCTTCCCAAGAACATGGCCTGAAGTATCCATCATTTATTAGCAATTTGATCAAGTGTCAGGTGGAGCTCAACAGGAAAGTCCTTGCTGACTTGGCTATTTATGAACCCAAGACTTTTAAGTCTTTGGCTGCTTTGgccaagaggagaagagaagaaggcctcgTAGCCGCTCTGGGGGACGAGAAGGAGCCGGCGGGGATCTTTTCCAGGGTGGTGCATTATCAATGA